A single Leucoraja erinacea ecotype New England unplaced genomic scaffold, Leri_hhj_1 Leri_144S, whole genome shotgun sequence DNA region contains:
- the LOC129715848 gene encoding somatostatin receptor type 1-like, whose protein sequence is MEFPTDTLPTSVAANMSDLGRDRMDWETIVISSVYALVCCVGVLGNSLVIYVILRHTKMKTPTNIYILNLAVADELFMASMPFLAISAALQHWPFGPSACRLVLSMDGMNMFTSVFCLTVLSIDRYLAVAHPIRSASYRRLPVAKVVNLLVWVLSLLVITPIIVFADTQRTESGAVICNLIWSRRWWSKIFVVYTFFLGFLIPVTAIGLCYFLIVVKMRQVALKAGWVQRRRSERRITWMVMLVVVVFAVCWTPFYTVQLVNVFWFPPHPTLGQLVTVLSYANSGANPILYAFVSDNFRQSFQKILCVRCLGAGPEEQAGECVLALNAKVGEEEAESQERRVSGAVYPNGTCTSRTTAL, encoded by the coding sequence ATGGAGTTCCCCACGGATACATTGCCGACGTCTGTCGCTGCCAACATGTCGGACCTGGGGAGGGATCGCATGGATTGGGAAACTATCGTCATCTCCTCGGTCTATGCCCTGGTTTGCTGCGTTGGGGTCTTGGGCAACTCTCTGGTAATCTATGTCATCCTGAGGCACACCAAGATGAAGACCCCCACCAACATCTACATCCTCAACCTGGCTGTGGCCGACGAACTCTTCATGGCCAGCATGCCCTTTCTGGCCATCTCGGCCGCCCTCCagcactggcccttcggcccgtccgcCTGCAGGCTGGTCCTCAGCATGGACGGCATGAACATGTTCACCAGTGTCTTCTGCCTGACGGTCCTGAGCATTGACCGCTACCTGGCAGTGGCCCACCCCATCCGCTCCGCCTCCTACCGGCGCCTGCCAGTGGCCAAGGTGGTCAACCTGCTGGTCTGGGTCCTCTCCCTGCTGGTCATCACCCCCATCATCGTCTTCGCCGACACCCAGCGGACGGAGAGCGGGGCGGTCATCTGTAACCTCATCTGGAGCAGGAGGTGGTGGTCCAAGATCTTCGTGGTCTACACTTTCTTCCTGGGTTTCCTCATCCCCGTCACGGCCATCGGCCTCTGCTACTTCCTGATCGTGGTCAAGATGCGGCAGGTGGCCCTCAAGGCGGGCTGGGTCCAGCGGAGGAGGTCCGAGCGCAGGATCACCTGGATGGtgatgttggtggtggtggtcttTGCCGTGTGCTGGACCCCCTTCTACACGGTGCAACTGGTCAACGTCTTCTGGTTcccgccccaccccaccctggGCCAGCTGGTCACCGTCCTCAGCTACGCCAACAGTGGGGCCAACCCCATCCTCTACGCCTTCGTCTCCGACAACTTCCGCCAGTCCTTCCAGAAGATTCTCTGCGTGCGCTGCCTGGGAGCCGGGCCGGAGGAGCAGGCGGGCGAGTGCGTACTGGCCCTCAACGCCAAAGTGGGCGAGGAGGAGGCCGAGAGCCAGGAGAGACGAGTGTCGGGGGCTGTGTACCCTAACGGGACCTGTACCTCCAGGACCACTGCActgtag